Proteins co-encoded in one Brassica napus cultivar Da-Ae unplaced genomic scaffold, Da-Ae ScsIHWf_141;HRSCAF=253, whole genome shotgun sequence genomic window:
- the LOC125597289 gene encoding uncharacterized protein LOC125597289 → MPIRLSIKRLVTVTISKTHGGDVSGYVLRHATTRFDRLFTAFRQTESMRDRHDDRSTASYVSDKAKEGVKKATDAALNAGDNMKDAMDGAWKAAKETGQNISEAVAGDDDTGDRIQEDKVAVELKDVSQPVDTTEYRGVEELHQQTDGENKSP, encoded by the exons ATGCCGATTAGGTTGTCGATTAAGAGACTCGTGACCGTGACCATTTCAAAAACTCATGGCGGAGATGTCTCCGGTTATGTCCTCCGACACGCTACCACCCGGTTCGACCGCCTCTTCACCGCATTTAGGCAAACCGAG agcATGAGAGACCGTCACGACGATAGGTCCACAGCGAGTTACGTGTCAGATAAGGCAAAGGAAGGGGTGAAGAAAGCGACGGATGCAGCCTTGAACGCAGGAGATAACATGAAGGATGCCATGGACGGGGCCTGGAAAGCGGCCAAGGAAACGGGACAGAACATAAGCGAAGCCGTTGCCGGAGATGATGACACCGGCGATAGGATTCAAGAGGACAAGGTCGCGGTGGAGTTGAAGGATGTGAGCCAGCCTGTTGATACGACGGAGTATAGGGGTGTGGAGGAACTACATCAGCAAACCGACGGTGAAAATAAGTCACCGTGA
- the LOC125597284 gene encoding 3-hydroxybutyryl-CoA dehydrogenase-like — MAEIKCVGVVGAGQMGSGIAQLAATNGLDVWIMDADRDALSRATAAISSSVNRFVSKGLLSKEAGDDAMRRLRLTSNLQDLRSADIIIEAILESEDIKKKLFKELDGIAKSSAILASNTSSISITRLASATQRPTQVIGMHFMNPPPIMKLVEIIRGADTSQETFIATKALAERFGKTTVCSQDYAGFIVNRILMPMINEAFHTLYTGVATKEDIDSGMKHGTNQPMGPLELADLIGLDVCLSIMKVLHQGLGDSKYAPCPLLVQYVDAGRLGRKRGVGVYDYRKKAGTPSPRL, encoded by the exons ATGGCGGAGATAAAGTGCGTCGGAGTAGTGGGTGCTGGTCAGATGGGTTCAGGAATCGCGCAGCTCGCCGCCACGAACGGCCTCGACGTTTGGATCATGGACGCTGATCGTGATGCGCTCTCTCGAGCCACCGCAGCTATCTCCTCCTCCGTCAATCGATTCGTCTCCAAAGGCCTTCTCTCCAAG GAAGCGGGTGATGATGCTATGCGTCGTCTACGTTTAACATCAAACCTCCAAGATCTGCGTTCTGCTGATATCATCATCGAAGCCATTTTGGAGTCCGAAGACATTAAGAAGAAGCTGTTCAAGGAGTTAGATGGTATAGCCAAGAGTTCTGCGATTCTAGCTTCTAACACAAGTTCCATCTCCATCACTCGTCTTGCTTCCGCAACTCAAAGACCTACCCAG GTCATTGGAATGCACTTTATGAACCCTCCTCCAATAATGAAACTGGTTGAGATCATTCGCGGCGCTGATACCTCACAAGAGACGTTTATTGCTACAAAAGCTCTAGCTGAAAGGTTTGGGAAGACAACAGTGTGCTCACAAGACTACGCGGGCTTCATCGTGAACAGGATCCTCATGCCGATGATCAATGAAGCGTTCCACACACTTTACACCGGGGTGGCTACTAAGGAGGACATTGACAGCGGGATGAAACACGGCACAAACCAACCGATGGGGCCTCTGGAGTTAGCGGACTTGATCGGTCTAGACGTGTGCTTGTCGATAATGAAAGTGCTGCATCAGGGACTTGGGGACTCTAAATACGCGCCGTGTCCTCTTCTTGTACAGTACGTTGATGCTGGAAGATTAGGAAGAAAACGAGGAGTAGGAGTGTATGACTACCGTAAGAAGGCTGGTACTCCATCTCCTCGGCTCTGA
- the LOC125597287 gene encoding VQ motif-containing protein 19-like encodes METTTKPNPSSTTSSSASSSIINGSLHHHIITRSDHYPTTFVQADTSTFKQVVQMLTGTSSPRSPDSPRPPPSPSGKSTFVIPPVKTTQPKKHTGNKLYERRSNSNSLKNSLMINTLMIGGGNGAGSPRFSPRNQEILSPSCLDFPKLALNSPVTPLKHGGDGNDGDPFDRMSPLSEEERAISEKGYYLHRSPISTPRESEPQLLPLFPVTSPRVSAASPDTSTS; translated from the coding sequence ATGGAGACCACAACAAAACCAAACCCGTCTTCCACTACTTCATCATCAGCTTCCTCTTCCATCATCAATGGATCTTTACATCACCACATCATCACCAGATCTGATCATTACCCAACAACTTTCGTTCAAGCAGACACTTCCACTTTCAAACAAGTCGTCCAGATGCTAACCGGCACCTCCTCCCCGAGATCCCCAGACTCGCCGCGTCCTCCTCCCTCTCCTTCCGGCAAGAGTACTTTCGTGATTCCACCGGTCAAAACGACGCAGCCGAAGAAACACACGGGAAACAAACTATACGAGAGGAGATCGAACAGCAACAGCCTCAAGAACAGCCTCATGATTAACACACTCATGATCGGCGGCGGGAACGGTGCCGGAAGTCCAAGATTCTCGCCGAGGAATCAAGAGATTCTGTCGCCTAGCTGTCTTGACTTCCCGAAGCTAGCACTGAACAGCCCCGTGACGCCGCTGAAACACGGTGGCGACGGGAACGACGGTGACCCTTTCGACAGGATGTCACCATTGTCGGAGGAAGAGAGAGCGATCTCGGAGAAAGGGTATTACTTGCATAGGTCGCCTATTTCAACTCCGAGGGAATCGGAGCCGCAGCTTTTGCCGCTGTTTCCTGTTACTTCTCCGAGAGTATCGGCAGCTTCACCGGATACTTCAACTtcttga